A stretch of Dehalococcoidia bacterium DNA encodes these proteins:
- the rplS gene encoding 50S ribosomal protein L19 produces MVNLRDLIPARKSVQLPSFRSGDTIKVNVLVKEGDRERTQAFQGVVIKVVGGTTPGAMFTVRRISHGVGVERTFFVRSPLIESVELVRNGNVRRARLFYLRSLSGKAARIKEKARKMGALAEAIVVEPEPPIEPAPAPAAEAPATPAPAPTDAGEKK; encoded by the coding sequence ATGGTGAACCTGCGTGATTTAATACCGGCCAGGAAGAGCGTCCAGTTGCCCAGCTTCCGGTCCGGTGACACTATCAAAGTCAACGTCCTTGTCAAGGAAGGCGACCGCGAGCGCACCCAGGCGTTTCAGGGCGTCGTCATCAAGGTCGTCGGCGGGACGACGCCGGGGGCCATGTTCACGGTCCGGCGCATCAGCCACGGCGTCGGGGTCGAGCGGACATTTTTTGTGCGCTCTCCCCTGATCGAGAGCGTAGAGCTGGTGCGCAACGGCAACGTGCGGCGCGCCCGGCTGTTCTACCTGCGCAGCCTGTCGGGGAAGGCGGCCCGCATCAAGGAAAAGGCGCGGAAGATGGGGGCCCTGGCCGAGGCTATCGTCGTAGAGCCAGAGCCGCCTATCGAGCCGGCGCCAGCCCCCGCAGCGGAGGCGCCCGCCACGCCTGCTCCCGCTCCAACGGACGCTGGCGAAAAGAAGTAA
- a CDS encoding DUF5679 domain-containing protein — translation MQAYCFKCRAKVDIKNAKTVTLKNGRPATQGACPKCGTKVFRIGKG, via the coding sequence ATGCAGGCTTATTGTTTCAAGTGCCGCGCGAAGGTAGACATTAAGAACGCCAAGACCGTCACCCTGAAGAACGGTCGGCCGGCCACGCAGGGCGCGTGTCCGAAGTGCGGGACCAAGGTTTTCCGCATCGGCAAGGGTTAG